Sequence from the Sulfurimonas hongkongensis genome:
GACATCGCTAAAATCAAAGCTATAAACATCTCCAACTTTTCCATCAACTACTTTTACACAGTCTATAAGTAAAACACTCTCATACTCTGTAATAATAGGAATCAATCTTTGTGCTAAAGTACCACCATCTAGGATATCTACGGTATGCTCATCAGATATAAACTCATATTTTTCATCTAGTAGATTTGCAAGATGAGGACCAATCCCCTCATCTCCAAACAGAATATTTCCAATACCAAGAATTAAAATTTTCAAAAGCTATTCCTCTGTATTAGTGTTTTCTTTTCCATCTATATCCGCTAAATATAGAGTCAACTGTTCCCTCTTTGCCATAGACAGCGTTAAAGACTACCATATAAACATGCCCAACTACAAAGATAATAACTCCCCACATAAGTATATGATGAAGCTCTCTAACCGCCGCTAATCCACCAATCATAGCTTCGATAACTCTCATTGAGTCATAGAGTATTGCACCTATTCCACCATGAAAGCTGTGAACATAGAGGATAAGTCCTGTTAGAATTAGACCACTTATTGCAACATAAAAGACTACATAAGCCATTAGCTGTATAACATTATAGGCTCCACTTAGCTTTGGATGTTTTGTTAAGAGGAGATAATATCCTACCTGATTAAGCCAATTTTTAAGACTAAAAAGATCTTTAAAAGAATTTATCTCAACCTTATCTTTAACAGAAAAAAAGAAGTAGTATGTTTTTCCTATAAACATAGATATCATAATAAATCCAAAAATTTCATGTATACCTCTTAAATCTGCATTTAAAAAATTTGTCGGCTGGGCATTTACAGCTGGCACTATAAAAGGAACAGAGATATAAAATCCTGTTACGGTTAGTATGATTATACTTAACACTCTAATCCAGTGATGCCATCTATAAAAAGAAGTAAATTCAAGCTCACGTTGGATTTTTTCATCACTGTTTTTTAAAGAGCTTTGCTCTAATGTAGTAACACCTTGCATAATAGCCCCCTTAAACCGTACATCCGCCATAAAGCGGATCAACTTTATACTCACTTAGCACTTTGCCTTTAGTATCCATTACATGAACAGCACATGCTATACATGGATCATATGAGTGGATGATTCTAATTATCTCTATTGGTTGTGTCAAATCTTCTATCTTTAGACCGATTAAGTCAGCTTCATATGGTCCTTTTGAACCTTTAGCGTCCATAGGCCCAGCATTCCAAGTAGATGGAACAACTGTTTGATAGTTCTCAACAACTCCGTTTTTAATTCTAATCCAGTGACTAAGCATTCCACGAGGCACATCACCTAGACCTCTTCCTTTATACTCTTTGTTTTTATCAATCGTATAAGTTGCACAAGTCTCTTGATCAACTTTTAGGTTTTCTATAAGATTATTAAAAGCAACCAATGCGTTATCAGCTATAAGTTTAGTTTGTAGCATTCGCCCAGCTGTTCTTCCTAGAGTTGAAAACAGAGCACTAGCAGGTAGTCCTGTCTGCTCTAAAAATCCATTTACAACACTCTCTACTCTTTTGTTACCTTTTGCATAAGCAACTAAGATACAAGCAAGAGGTCCAACTTCCATAGGTTCGCCATCATATCTAGGTGATTTTATCCAGCTATATTTCTCTTTTTCATTAATATTTTTTGAAGCTACCATCTTACCATCAGGTCCAACGCTTTGCCCATCTACAAAACCTGTATATTTAGGATTGTTTGTCCCATCATAAGGATGCTGTGGTTCTTCATCTTTGTACCAAGCATGCGTAGCTTCTTCTGTTATTTTATCTTCATCGATTTCAAAGACTTTACTCAAATCTCCGTTTTTAATGATGCCACTCTCAAAAAGATACTCATTCCTTCCTACCATAAACTCTCTATGAGCTAAAAAGTTTTTAACACCCATAGGTTTCATAACTGATGGCTCTGTTTTATACATCTGGGCTGCCATTACAATATCTGCGTAATAAGCATTATTTATAAATTCAGCAACATCTTGAAACTTAACAAGATACTCTCCCATTCTAGCTGGATTTAAAAGATCCATAACACAGGTAACACCACCAACTGCTAAACTTTGAGGATGTGGTTGTTTACCTCCAAATATCGCCATCATTTGTGCTACAGTTCTTTGAACCTCAAGCGCTTTTAAATAGTGAGAGAGTGCTATAAGGTTTTGCTCAGGAGAGAGTCTAAAGGTTTTATGACCCCAATATGCATTAGCAAAAGGCCCAAGTCCTTGAGGATTTTTAGCAAATTTTGCTATTTTTTCTTTCACCTTTTTCAGCTCATTCTCACCTGTTCCTATAGGATTTGGTGTATATTTAAATGCTAACTTACTAGCTTTTGCCTCATCAGCCGATAGTGCGGAGACTATATCTACCCAATCAACACCATGGAGATGATAAAAGTGAACAACGTGGTCATGCATAAATAGAGCAGCAAGCATAAGTGTTCTTACAAGTTCTGCATTATATGGTATTTTAATATCCAATGCGTCCTCCACTGCAACAGTACTTATTAGATAGTGTGAGTAGGTACAAACACCACAGATTCTCTGCATCATTAGTGGTATATTTCTGGGGTCTCTTCCTTTGGCTATAACCTCTAAACCTCTCCATAGAGTTGACGATACAAAAGCATCTTGAACAACCCCATCATCTCCTACTATTACTTCAGCTCTTAAATGTCCCTCTATTCTTGTTATCGGGTCTACTATTACTCTTTTTGACATATCTATACTCCTCTATTCTTTAGGTTTTTTAACTAATGATATGGCGGCATGCGCCGCTATTCCAATTGCAGTTACAGTTAAAATTCCAACACCTATCTTATCCGCTGTTGCATCAGCACCGAGTCCTCCAAAGGTTGTATGATAGAGTCTATCACCTAGTGGTTCATGAACTATTCCCATTTTATCCCAAAAATCAGGTTCACTGCATCCCATACAGCCATGTCCTGCTTGAATTGGCCAAGATGTACCTTGATTAAATTTTTGTTTTGAGCAGTTGTTAAAGGTATAAGGTCCTTTACATCCTACTTTATAAAGACAAAAACCATTTTTTGCGCCCTCATCACCAAACTCTTCTACAAACTCACCTGCATCAAATCTACCTCTCCTCTCACAAGCATCATGGATTCTAAGTCCATAAGCCCATTTTGGTCTGTTGTAAACATCAAGTGCTGGAAGAGTTCCATATAAAATAAAGTGAAATAGCGTTCCTACAATATTGCTCTCACTAGGAGGACAACCTGGAACATTTATAACTGGTCTGTTTGTTACATTACTAAGTGCTGTTGCATTTGTAGGATTTGGAGCTGCAGCTTGGACGCCACCAAAGGATGAACATGTACCAATAGCAAAAATCGCAGCAGCATTTTGAGATGCATCTTTTGCACTCTGCTCTCCTGTTTTACCATGAGCACCGATTGTTAAAAAGTAATCACTCTGCCCATGGGGGATACCACCTTCGACCATTAAGATATATCTACCCTTATATTTTTCAATAGCATGTTCGAGATTTTCCTCAGCCTGCCAACCAGCTGCTGCCATAAGTGTCTCATGATACTCAAGTGAAATATAATCAAATATCAGACTATCTATACTCGGTGTAGCAGTTCTAAGCAAAGATTCACTACATCCTGTACACTCTGCCATATGTAACCAAACTAAGGGAAGCCTATCAGCTAACTCTGCTGCCTTTGCAACAAGAGGAGTAAAACTAGCAGGCAACATCAGCATTGATGTCATGGCTCCTGCCCAAGTCATAAACTCTCTTCTTGAAAAACCTTTCTCTTCAACCAATTTTGAGATTGAAACTTCCTCATCTAGTTTTGGTAGATTTGACAACTCTTCTAATCTAGAAGACAACTTGTTAAACAAACTATTACTCTCCATAACATGCTCCCCATAATTTAATATTATCCTAAGAATGAATACTCATTCAGTAATAGTATACAAAAAAAACTTAATCTAAAATTAAAAAGATGTATATAACTATTATTTATATAATAAAGTCAAATTTAGTGTAGATTGTATAATTTTAAATTATTAATGTGTAGTGCAGACCGAACAAACGTCAAATGATTTAAAAACAAGTTCTGCAGTTTTTATATCACTTAGTCCAACCATTGCTTTTTGCGAAACTCCTGGTTTTTCTCTTGTTCCACCACTTAAATTCCACTGTGTTGGAGTAATAATCTCATAATTTTTTATAATACCCTCTTCCAACTCAACTTTATGAATCAGAGTTCCGCGTGCTGCCTCAACAGCAGAGTAACCACTGGAGGTAAGTTTTGAGATGTCAAACTCTGGCTCAATATATGAAGGCTCATCCAAATCTATCTTATCTATCAGTTTTTTTGAATGATTTAAAAGCTCTAATATCTCAAAAACTCTTGCTAAGATTCTACTAAAGAGACTATCACCATACTTTTTATGAGCATCTACTACAAGAGTTGTTTTATTTACCATAGCACGGGCAAGTGGTCCTACTTCATAGTACTTGTCTTTATAGCTTACATTTTTAGCAAATGATGATGGCACTTCAGACTCTTTTACATCTTTTAGTGAAATACTGTGACTTACTCTTGCCTTTAGCGACTTGCCTTTTTTAAAAAAACTATTTTCCCCAAAAGCTATAAACCTATCATAACTCTTTGCATGATTTAGCATATCTCTTTTTTTTATCTCTATTAATATTTCTGGTAAATCTCCAGAAAAATCTAAAAGTGCATCTGCATCTTTACATGCTAAGAGTGTTTTACTATCTACTTTTACCAAGTTATCCTCTACAAACTTAAGTGTTTGAGTTATATAACTCTCTATTTTTATAATGTCCATTTGAGTGATTTCACAAACTACTCCACCAACAACTGCATAAGAAGTATGAGGATATTGTCCACCTAAAGCTGCTATAGCTTTGCCCATAAGTTGCGTCGGATATGTTGCTTTTAATATCTGTTGTTTATGCCCAAAAAAAGGCAACATTGTTAGATAAAACCACTTAAAATGGTTTTGAATAAGCTCAAAATTAAGAGTTAGCTCTCTTATGGCTTTTGCTTTATTTGAGAGCTGTAGATTGTTATAGCAACTCTCTAGTGCCTCAACTGTAGCTATAAGATGTGCATGACCACAGATGCCACAGACCCTTGGATTTATCACAAGTGCGTCAAAAGCTCTTTTGTCTCTTAAGATATTTTCAATATTTCTTGTTGACATAAACTCAACATCCACAAAATCAATCTTGTCATCTTTAAAATTAAAGTTGAGCTTTGCTTCGCCCTCTATTTTTTCTATCAATTTAATCATCAAACAACTTCTTCTCTAATCTGTCAATTTTAAACGCTTTTGTGATTCCAGCAAGAGTAAGATAAGCTCTTTTGCTAACACCAACAGGCAGGTTCTCAGGAATGGACATATTTTTTTTCGTACTAAAGAGGTTTTGCCTTGGAAAGCTAGGTTCAGTACAACCCATACAAGGAAGCCCTGCTCTAGTTTTTGAATTTACCTCATTCCAAAGTATCTTATTGCAACTCCCATGTGTAAAAGGCGCTTGACAGCCATGCTCATAATACATACATCCCTCAAGCTCTCCAAATTTGTGATTATCTACTTTATACTCAAAATATTCGTTTCTTGTACAACCATTATGAACAGTATAAGCATAAAATGCTTTTGGTCTTAAAAAGCCATCAAGCCTTAATGTAGTGCTCTTTTTAATAGCATAGAGAGTATTTACCAAAACTTCTGGATGAATAGGACAACCCGATATTGAAATCGTTTTATCTAACAAATATTTAAAGTTTTCTATCTGCTTTTCTTGGTCAAAATGTAGTCCTGAAGTGTTTTTATAACCACTCTCTCTAAAAATACCCCCAAAAGTTGCGCATGTACCAACGGTAACTATTTTTTGCACTATCTTAGAGTATTTTTCAATTATATCTACAATCGATACATCCGCTCTTTTAAACTCCCTTGATATCGCACCCTCTATAAGCAGGATATCACATGAAATAAGTTTTGAGACTATATCTTGTAGCAGATACTTAGAATCTATAACTGGATGATAAATAAATTCAAAGTCATCTAAGAATGTTTCCATATATGGATAGTTTAAAAATGAGTGAGTATTACCATTGCAAGAGATGGCACTAAGCCATAAAATTCTCATCTTTTTTTTCATAATCTACTCAGCGCTGAGGGCTTTGTATATATTAAATGTTATGTCCTCTACATAGTCATTTAAATCTTTTGGCAAAATATTTTCGCCTTTTAAAAAAACCATACCACCCAAATAACCCATAAAAAGTCCAAAAGCACTAAAGAAGTCTTGTTCTCTTAAATCTCCACACTTAACACCCTCTTCAAAGTAGATCATAATCTCTGTAACAAACTCATTTACACAGAGCATGCCCTCACAACTATCTTTAAAAACTTCACGATTAGATAGGTATATCCTTAAAAAATAGTCTATCATCTCAGGTTTTAGCGAGGCAGTTTTAAAATACATCTCTACTATTTTTCTTGTTTTTTCTTTAGTAGATATATCCTCTTCATTTATCTCTTTTAGTTTTTCTCCTAAATATATAGAGATGTACTTTATGATTTCACTCGCTAATATATCTTTAGATTTAAAATAGTTATACATGTTACCAACGCTCATCTTAAGAGATTTAGCAATATCAGGTATAGTAGTACTGTAAAATCCTCTTGAGGCAAATAACTCTAGTGCGCACTGTATTATCTGCTCTTTTTTTAACTTCTTTTTGTCTAACAAAACACTCTCCTGCTCAATTAACATAGCAAGATTATACTATAAATATTCTATGTTTTTAAATTACTGAAATCCTTTAGCTAGCTCTTTGGGTCCCTCTTTTTAGATGGAATGCATACATAAGTTAATCTATACTAAAATATCTAAATGCGAATATCAATATAGAGAGTTAAAGAACAAAGCAAGAGAAAAAAACTAAGTTCACAATAACTTCACAAGTACTTTGTAAGATACAAAATACAAATCTTGTGTTTTTAAAGAGAGGATTTTACTATAATGAAATTTTTGTTTTTACATATATGCCTTTTTGGCTTAATACTCCAAGCAAATATCTTAACACAGCAAGAGTGTATAGATAAAACGCTTAAAAATCATCCTGATATCAAAAAGCTATCTCTTAGCGTCAATAGAGCTGATGCTGCTGTCGGAATTGCAAAAGCTGATTATCTGCCTCAAATAGATGCAAATGCACAATATAATCCCATCAATACTTTTGTGATGCCACAAAGTGGACACTTCAACACTATAGAAGATGATAGCTGGCAAGCTGGTGTAGAACTCAATCAAAAAATCTATGATTTTTCTAAAACCACATCTAATATTAACGCTTCTAAAAAGGATAAAGAGATAGCATCTTTGTACTTAGGTGACCAAAAAGCCCTTCTGGCTTATAGTGTAAAGATTCAGTACAACATTGTACTTCTTCAAACAAAAGCACTTGAGGTAAGAAAAAAAGATCTCCAAACAAAAGAAGAGCTCTACAATCAAGCAAAAGCCTTTGTAAAAGAGGGTTTAAAAACTGAGGCCGATGCCCTAAGCCTTCTTAGTGCGATGTATATAGCAGAAGATAGTCTTGCCCAGACTGAGTCTGAACTTGACAAAGCTCTCTCAACTCTCTCTTTATATATGGGAGAAAAAATAGATTCGCACACCAAATTTGAAGATAGTAGTATATTAAATAATAGTACTATAGAAGACTCTGAAGTTCTTCTTGAGAGTATCCTAGCAAATAACTATGAAGCAAAGAGCAAAGAGCAACAGGTATATAGAGATGAGTTTTTGTATAAAGCTTCAAAAGCCGGGCACTATGGCTCCATAGATGCTATAGCATCATATACACATCAAGATACTCTAAACGAATATGACACCTCACAAGTAGGCATATCTATCAACATCCCTATCTATAGTGGTGGAAGAGTAAGTGCAGAAGTCCAGCAAAAACGCATAGCAAAAGATGAGTCAAAAGAGGCTTATAACTCTAAAAAATTACTTCTTGAAGATGAGATGCAACGGCTTATAATTGACTTAAAAAAGTTCAAACATACAGTAAAAGCCAAAGAGGCCCTGCTAGAGTCTTCACAAGCTACTAAAGATATTGTTGAGGCTAGATATAAAGAAGGACTCTCAACTTATATAGAAGTTCTTGATGCATCTTCAACTTATCTGTTTGCTAACTTAGGACTCTTAGAAGCCAAATTTAGTATAAATAACATTATCAACAGACTAGACTACTTACAAGGAATCATACAATGAAGACATGGATAAAATATAGTATAGGTGCATTAATTATTGCTCTAGGGGTTTTTGTTTTTTACAACAAGGTATATGTAGAAAAATCAACTTTTAGTACGATAAAGCCTGTTTATGGGGATCTGTTTGTAAGTATCAGAGGGATTGGAAATGTAGATGCAAAAAACATCTATACAATTACAGCACAGAGTGGTGGAAAGATACAAAACATCTATTATGATGAAGGAGAATGGATAAAAAAAGGGGATTTGCTCCTAAATATAGACCCTGTAGATCTGCCTATGCTCTTAGATGAACAAAGAGTAGCACTTAAAAAAGCTAGACATGAAGTTCGTACCACCAAGAGTAATCTTGAGAGCCTAGAAGCCCAAAGATCACTTCTATTAGTAACTTATAGTCGCTACAAAAAACTACTAGAAGATAGATATGCTACTCAAGCAGAGTTTGACAAGGCTGAGAGTGACTTACAAAACATGGATGCACAAATAGATGCGGCAAAAGCAAAGATTGCATCTGCTAAACTTGAGATTCAAAGATTAGGTAAAACAATAGAAGCCTCGCAAGAAAAGCTAAAAAGACTCAAAATTTACGCTCCCTCTGATGGATATATAATCTCAAAAGATGCAGAGTTAGCACAATATGTTCTACCATCAACTCCAATCTTTAAGATAGTTGATCCTAAAACACTCTGGGTTGTTGTAAACGTAGATGAGAGACTTGCCCATAGTGTAAAACTAGGTCAAGATGCGTCCATAGTGTTAAGATCTCAAAAAGATAAAAAACTTCAAGGAGTTGTTAAAAGAGTTGTAGCTATTAGTAATGCTGTAACACTTGAGAGAGAGATAGCAGTAGCGTTCAAAGTTACTCCAAGTAAGTTTTACATAAATGAACAAGCAGAAGTAAATATAAAAACCACAAAGCATGAAAATGTCTTAAAAATTCCCATCACTCTCATCCGCACAAAAGAGTCTAAAAAAGGTGTTTGGGTAGTAAAAGATGATAGAGCTTATTTTACACCTATAACTATTTTGGCACAAAATGATGATGAGGTTGCTGTATCTGATGGTATTAATAGGGATACAGAACTAATCATACATAAAAGTTCAAATAAACCACTTAGCGATGGTATGAAGATATTTAGATGATTAATTTAGCTGCAAGAGATATAAAACACACCCTTGGTAAGTTTATAGCAACTGCTATGGGTGTTGGTATGCTCCTTGGAATTGTTCTTATTATGATTGGTGTTTATCGCGGGATGATAGTTGAAGCTGAGATTTTACTAAATGATATAGATGCAGACTTATGGATAGTTCAAGAGAACACTTTAGGACCATTTGCTGAGTCTTCAAGAGTTCATGAAGACCTTAAAGATATCATCTATGTTATGAATGGCATAGAGAGAAGTGAAGCTATGACTTTTCAAAATATTCAACTCCCAAGTGCTAGTAAACCTGTTAGAGTTTTTGCTGTAGGTTTTGATATCCATGGAACATTTAATCCAATAAACCCAGATAGATTGATAGCTGGGCGTGAACTTAAAAATGACCACTATGAGATTGTTGTAACAGATACAACAGGCTTTAAGCTAGATGAGAGAATAAAACTTGGAAGAAATTTTTATAGGGTTGTTGGAATAACAACAAAAACAGTCTCAAACAATGGAGACCCTTTGGTTTATCTCAGTCTAAAAGATGCTCAAGAGTTGCAATTTTTATACTCAAACAAAGAGATACAAAACAATGTTGCAAGAGGGGTAGAAAATACTGAATCTAATATGGTCAACACTATCGTTGCTAAGGTAAAAGAGGGTTTTGAGATAGATGAAGTGGCCCAAGAGATTAGAAAGTGGCAACATAAGAGTGTTTATACAGCAAAGGGGCAAACTGATATTTTAATAAAAAACCTAATTGAGAAGTCAGCGGTACAGATAGGTCTTTTTACAGTTATTTTAATTGTTGTATCAACTATCATCATAGCACTCATTATCTACACCATGACGCTAGAGAAGATGAAAGAGATAGCCATCATGAAACTTATGGGACTACCAAACTCTCTTATCATAGAGATGATTGTTAAAGAGACTATACTCTTAGGTATTTTTGCTTTTATTTTTGGAAATATCTTTTCACATCTCATTTATGATAGCTTTCCAAAGTTAGTAGTCTTGCAAATCCCTGACGCATGGGCGTTGTTTGGAGTTATTTTAGTAGCTTCCATCTTAGCTTCTTTTGTTGGTGTAAATAAAGTTATAAGTGCTGATCCAGCAGCTGCTATTGGAGGATGATATGAGCAAACATAGTGCTATAAAGGTTAAAGACCTTGTAAAACACTTTGGCAAAGATGATAATCTAGTTAGAGTTATAGAGGGTGCTTCATTTGAGATACAAAAGGGAGAAGTTGTAGCTCTAATAGCTCCTAGTGGTGCTGGAAAAACTACCCTTTTGATGATGATTGGCTGTGTTACAGAGCCAACAAGTGGAGAAATTTGGCTCGGGGAAGATTTGGTTTATAAGAATAAGTGGATGGCTAAAGATACTCGTAAGATACGTAGAGAGAAGATTGGCTTTATCTTTCAATCTCACTATCTTATCCCTTTTTTAAATGTTTTAGAAAACATAACACTACTGCCTCAGGCAAACGATGTAAGTCAAAAAGATGCTCAGATAAAAGCCATGGAGCTACTTAAATATCTCGAAATTGATGACAAAGCGCACAATATGACATCACAACTCTCTGGCGGACAGAACCAAAGGGTTGCCATCGCAAGAGCACTAGCAAACAACCCAGAGATCATACTAGCAGATGAGCCAACAGCAGCGTTAGATGGTGAAAGAGCAGTTAGTGTAATTAAGATGCTTAAAAAGATAGCATCTGAACAAAATGTTGCCATCATCACCGTTACTCATGATGATAGAATTCTTCCCTATTGTGATAGAATAATGAAAATACAAGACAGAGCTATTGTTTTTGAGTAGTCAGTGGAGGTACTGCTTTTATGAAGATTTTATATCTTGAAGATGATATAAACCTATCTCAAACTTTAAAAGAATTTTTAAGCGATGAAGGTTTTGATGTTACTTGTGTTTATGATGGCGAAGATGCGCTACAAGAAGTCTATAGTTCAAACTTTGATATCTTACTCTTAGATGTCAATGTTCCTCATATCAATGGATTTGAACTTTTAAAAGAATTAAGAGAGACAAAGACAAATACCCCAGCTATCTTTATAACTTCCCTAAATGGTATAGATGATCTCTCAAGAGGATTTTTAAGTGGTGCTGATGACTATATTAAAAAACCATTTGAATTAAAAGAGCTACTTTTAAGGATCAATGCTCTTTTAAAAAGAGTGTATAAAACACAAGAGAGCATCATGCAAATAACGCAAAATATAGAGTTTAATATACACAGCGATGAGCTAAAAAAAGATGATAAAATAATTACTCTAAAACATAAAGAGTCTCTTCTTTTAAAACTTCTACTAAAACACAAAAATGAGTGCGTGAGCTTTGATGATATCTATCAAAATGTTTGGAGTTTTGATGAAGAACATAGCTATATGAGCTTAAGAACATACATAAAAGAGCTGCGTAAATATCTTGGCAAAGAGCGGATACTTAGCATAAAAAAACTTGGATATAAGCTTGTATAGAGGTGAGAAAAAAAGCATCATCTATGTGCTTGGACTCTATCTTAGTTCTACACTTTTACTCATTACCACTCTTTTTATAAGTTATTACTACTACGAACAAGAACAGTTTGCACATAGTGAAAAAGATCTTTTAAAAAAATATACTCTTCTTCTAACACAACAGCTCTCCGAGCTAAATGAAAAGAGCAGCGAGAGATATAGATATCCTAGATTTAATGAATTTGAGAGTGCCATCTATGATATAGATAAGAACCTCATCTTTAGCACAAGCAAAGATATAGATATAACAAAGTTTAAAGATGATTTTTTTACAAAGGAGTCCAACTCTTATTTTATTTCGTCACTTACACCCTACTATTTTGGCGCTGCTTACATTATTATAGAAAAAAAGTCTAAGCATCTTGACATTTTAGATAATCTTATATTTATTGCTATTGTTACGATTATAATAACCTTAGTTACCTCTGTTTTTCTTGTTAATCTTGTCCTAAGACCTATGAGAGAGAACATAAAACTTCTTGATAGCTTTATAAAAGATACTACACATGAGCTAAACACACCCATCACTGCAATACTTACAAATATAGAGACTATAGACTCTTCAAATTGTGATGAGAAAACATTAAGAAAACTAAAACGCATAAAAATAGCATCACAAAGTATCTCAAATATCTATGAAGACTTAGTCTATATACTCTTAAACCACAGAACATCTACTCAAAATATAGACCTTAATCTAAAAGAGATGCTGCACCAAAGAGTAGAATATTTCACAGAAATGGCACATACAAAAAAGATAGACTTTACCTTAGATATAGAAAAAGATGTCTACTTCAAAGCTGATAAAAAAAAGATACAGAGACTCATAGATAACCTCATATCAAATGCAATTAAATATAGCTACAAAGCCACAACTATAAAGATCATCTTAAAGTATTCTTCTCTTATCATCGAAGATGAAGGAAAAGGTATGAGTAAGCAAGAGGTTAAAAACATCTTTACAAGATATTTAAGATTTGACAAGTCTCAAGGTGGTTTTGGCATAGGATATAGCATCATAAAGTCTATAGCCGATGAATACAAGATAAAGATAGACATAGTCTCAAAGCAAAACCAAGGAACAAAGGTAGCTCTATCATGGTAAGACTCTTAAGTGTTTTTCTTCTTTTTTACATAACCCTAGGTGCTTCGGAGTTTGATAAA
This genomic interval carries:
- the cybH gene encoding Ni/Fe-hydrogenase, b-type cytochrome subunit — encoded protein: MQGVTTLEQSSLKNSDEKIQRELEFTSFYRWHHWIRVLSIIILTVTGFYISVPFIVPAVNAQPTNFLNADLRGIHEIFGFIMISMFIGKTYYFFFSVKDKVEINSFKDLFSLKNWLNQVGYYLLLTKHPKLSGAYNVIQLMAYVVFYVAISGLILTGLILYVHSFHGGIGAILYDSMRVIEAMIGGLAAVRELHHILMWGVIIFVVGHVYMVVFNAVYGKEGTVDSIFSGYRWKRKH
- a CDS encoding nickel-dependent hydrogenase large subunit, coding for MSKRVIVDPITRIEGHLRAEVIVGDDGVVQDAFVSSTLWRGLEVIAKGRDPRNIPLMMQRICGVCTYSHYLISTVAVEDALDIKIPYNAELVRTLMLAALFMHDHVVHFYHLHGVDWVDIVSALSADEAKASKLAFKYTPNPIGTGENELKKVKEKIAKFAKNPQGLGPFANAYWGHKTFRLSPEQNLIALSHYLKALEVQRTVAQMMAIFGGKQPHPQSLAVGGVTCVMDLLNPARMGEYLVKFQDVAEFINNAYYADIVMAAQMYKTEPSVMKPMGVKNFLAHREFMVGRNEYLFESGIIKNGDLSKVFEIDEDKITEEATHAWYKDEEPQHPYDGTNNPKYTGFVDGQSVGPDGKMVASKNINEKEKYSWIKSPRYDGEPMEVGPLACILVAYAKGNKRVESVVNGFLEQTGLPASALFSTLGRTAGRMLQTKLIADNALVAFNNLIENLKVDQETCATYTIDKNKEYKGRGLGDVPRGMLSHWIRIKNGVVENYQTVVPSTWNAGPMDAKGSKGPYEADLIGLKIEDLTQPIEIIRIIHSYDPCIACAVHVMDTKGKVLSEYKVDPLYGGCTV
- a CDS encoding hydrogenase small subunit translates to MESNSLFNKLSSRLEELSNLPKLDEEVSISKLVEEKGFSRREFMTWAGAMTSMLMLPASFTPLVAKAAELADRLPLVWLHMAECTGCSESLLRTATPSIDSLIFDYISLEYHETLMAAAGWQAEENLEHAIEKYKGRYILMVEGGIPHGQSDYFLTIGAHGKTGEQSAKDASQNAAAIFAIGTCSSFGGVQAAAPNPTNATALSNVTNRPVINVPGCPPSESNIVGTLFHFILYGTLPALDVYNRPKWAYGLRIHDACERRGRFDAGEFVEEFGDEGAKNGFCLYKVGCKGPYTFNNCSKQKFNQGTSWPIQAGHGCMGCSEPDFWDKMGIVHEPLGDRLYHTTFGGLGADATADKIGVGILTVTAIGIAAHAAISLVKKPKE
- a CDS encoding nickel-dependent hydrogenase large subunit — protein: MIKLIEKIEGEAKLNFNFKDDKIDFVDVEFMSTRNIENILRDKRAFDALVINPRVCGICGHAHLIATVEALESCYNNLQLSNKAKAIRELTLNFELIQNHFKWFYLTMLPFFGHKQQILKATYPTQLMGKAIAALGGQYPHTSYAVVGGVVCEITQMDIIKIESYITQTLKFVEDNLVKVDSKTLLACKDADALLDFSGDLPEILIEIKKRDMLNHAKSYDRFIAFGENSFFKKGKSLKARVSHSISLKDVKESEVPSSFAKNVSYKDKYYEVGPLARAMVNKTTLVVDAHKKYGDSLFSRILARVFEILELLNHSKKLIDKIDLDEPSYIEPEFDISKLTSSGYSAVEAARGTLIHKVELEEGIIKNYEIITPTQWNLSGGTREKPGVSQKAMVGLSDIKTAELVFKSFDVCSVCTTH
- a CDS encoding hydrogenase, with product MKKKMRILWLSAISCNGNTHSFLNYPYMETFLDDFEFIYHPVIDSKYLLQDIVSKLISCDILLIEGAISREFKRADVSIVDIIEKYSKIVQKIVTVGTCATFGGIFRESGYKNTSGLHFDQEKQIENFKYLLDKTISISGCPIHPEVLVNTLYAIKKSTTLRLDGFLRPKAFYAYTVHNGCTRNEYFEYKVDNHKFGELEGCMYYEHGCQAPFTHGSCNKILWNEVNSKTRAGLPCMGCTEPSFPRQNLFSTKKNMSIPENLPVGVSKRAYLTLAGITKAFKIDRLEKKLFDD
- a CDS encoding TetR/AcrR family transcriptional regulator → MLDKKKLKKEQIIQCALELFASRGFYSTTIPDIAKSLKMSVGNMYNYFKSKDILASEIIKYISIYLGEKLKEINEEDISTKEKTRKIVEMYFKTASLKPEMIDYFLRIYLSNREVFKDSCEGMLCVNEFVTEIMIYFEEGVKCGDLREQDFFSAFGLFMGYLGGMVFLKGENILPKDLNDYVEDITFNIYKALSAE
- a CDS encoding TolC family protein, encoding MKFLFLHICLFGLILQANILTQQECIDKTLKNHPDIKKLSLSVNRADAAVGIAKADYLPQIDANAQYNPINTFVMPQSGHFNTIEDDSWQAGVELNQKIYDFSKTTSNINASKKDKEIASLYLGDQKALLAYSVKIQYNIVLLQTKALEVRKKDLQTKEELYNQAKAFVKEGLKTEADALSLLSAMYIAEDSLAQTESELDKALSTLSLYMGEKIDSHTKFEDSSILNNSTIEDSEVLLESILANNYEAKSKEQQVYRDEFLYKASKAGHYGSIDAIASYTHQDTLNEYDTSQVGISINIPIYSGGRVSAEVQQKRIAKDESKEAYNSKKLLLEDEMQRLIIDLKKFKHTVKAKEALLESSQATKDIVEARYKEGLSTYIEVLDASSTYLFANLGLLEAKFSINNIINRLDYLQGIIQ